A portion of the Mustela erminea isolate mMusErm1 chromosome 19, mMusErm1.Pri, whole genome shotgun sequence genome contains these proteins:
- the IRF3 gene encoding interferon regulatory factor 3 isoform X3, protein MGTPKPRILPWLVSQLDLGQLEGVAWLDESRTRFRIPWKHGLRQDAQQEDFGIFQAWAEASGAYTPGKDKPDLPTWKRNFRSALNRKEGLRLAEDRSKDPHDPHKVYEFVIPGAGNFPELDTSLGTNGGCSTLATQGDILEELLNDMALAPFPDGGPSSLAVVPEQTPPFLLSPTVDIPPPCPNSEPPENPLRRLLVPEEEWEFEVTAFYRGRQVFQQTVFCPRGLRLVASEAGDRTLSGQLIILPDPGLWLTDRGVLGYVRRVLSCLGGGLALCRAGQRLWARRLGHCHTYWALGEELLPDSSHGPSGEVPKDEEGDVFDLRPFVSGSRASRSDCLPRRKPTLTTLHPLVLHGGAMAPGPAVDQEARDGQGCSHMPEGPAGHGTIRGRFLTREHCGPPHFQQLPTLSHIRAVQGLPPGPGRGHGFLGHGGGLIPHSSRVLPPRAFTLAINYFLPLSPLVCLVLGVSWVSARSRVALT, encoded by the exons ATGGGAACCCCAAAGCCGCGGATCCTGCCCTGGCTTGTGTCGCAGCTGGACCTGGGGCAGCTGGAGGGGGTGGCCTGGCTGGACGAGAGCCGCACACGCTTCCGCATCCCTTGGAAGCACGGCTTGCGGCAGGATGCCCAGCAAGAAGACTTCGGCATCTTCCAG GCGTGGGCCGAGGCCAGCGGTGCCTACACTCCCGGAAAGGATAAACCTGATCTGCCCACCTGGAAGAGGAATTTCCGATCCGCCCTGAACCGGAAGGAGGGGCTGCGTTTAGCCGAGGATCGGAGCAAGGACCCCCACGACCCGCACAAGGTCTATGAGTTTGTGATCCCAG GAGCTGGGAACTTTCCTGAGTTGGACACATCGCTGGGGACCAATGGTGGATGCAGTACCTTGGCTACCCAG ggAGACATACTAGAGGAGTTACTGAATGACATGGCCTTGGCCCCATTCCCAGATGGGGGGCCCTCGAGCCTGGCTGTGGTCCCTGAACAGACCCCTCCATTCTTGCTGAGCCCCACAGTAGAcatccctcctccctgcccaaaCTCAGAGCCCCCGGAAAACCCACTGAGGCGGCTCTTGGTGCCTGAGGAAG AGTGGGAGTTCGAGGTGACTGCCTTCTACCGGGGCCGCCAAGTCTTCCAGCAGACTGTCTTCTGCCCAAGGGGCCTGCGTCTGGTGGCATCAGAAGCAGGGGACAGGACACTGTCTGGACAGCTGATCATATTGCCAGACCCTGGGCTGTGGCTGACGGACAGGGGTGTGTTGGGCTACGTGAGGCGTGTGCTGAGCTGCCTGGGTGGGGGACTAGCTCTGTGCAGGGCAGGACAGCGGCTCTGGGCCCGGAGGCTGGGCCACTGCCACACGTACTGGGCCTTGGGCGAGGAGCTCCTCCCTGACAGCAGTCACGGGCCCAGTGGTGAGGTCCCCAAGGATGAGGAGGGAGACGTGTTCGACCTACGGCCTTTCGTGTCAG GATCTCGGGCCTCCAGATCTGATTGCCTTCCTCGAAGGAAGCCGACACTCACCACGCTACACCCTCTGGTTCTGCATGGGGGAGCCATGGCCCCAGGACCAGCCGTGGACCAAGAAGCTCGTGATGGTCAAG gtTGTTCCCACATGCCTGAGGGCCCTGCTGGACATGGCACGATCAGAGGGCGCTTCCTCACTAGAGAACACTGTGGACCTCCACATTTCCAACAGCTACCCACTCTCTCTCACATCAGAGCAGTACAAGGCCTACCTCCAGGACCTGGTCGAGGACATGGATTTCTAGGCCATGGGGGAGGTCTGA
- the IRF3 gene encoding interferon regulatory factor 3 isoform X2 codes for MGTPKPRILPWLVSQLDLGQLEGVAWLDESRTRFRIPWKHGLRQDAQQEDFGIFQAWAEASGAYTPGKDKPDLPTWKRNFRSALNRKEGLRLAEDRSKDPHDPHKVYEFVIPGAGNFPELDTSLGTNGGCSTLATQGDILEELLNDMALAPFPDGGPSSLAVVPEQTPPFLLSPTVDIPPPCPNSEPPENPLRRLLVPEEEWEFEVTAFYRGRQVFQQTVFCPRGLRLVASEAGDRTLSGQLIILPDPGLWLTDRGVLGYVRRVLSCLGGGLALCRAGQRLWARRLGHCHTYWALGEELLPDSSHGPSGEVPKDEEGDVFDLRPFVSDLIAFLEGSRHSPRYTLWFCMGEPWPQDQPWTKKLVMVKVVPTCLRALLDMARSEGASSLENTVDLHISNSYPLSLTSEQYKAYLQDLVEDMDF; via the exons ATGGGAACCCCAAAGCCGCGGATCCTGCCCTGGCTTGTGTCGCAGCTGGACCTGGGGCAGCTGGAGGGGGTGGCCTGGCTGGACGAGAGCCGCACACGCTTCCGCATCCCTTGGAAGCACGGCTTGCGGCAGGATGCCCAGCAAGAAGACTTCGGCATCTTCCAG GCGTGGGCCGAGGCCAGCGGTGCCTACACTCCCGGAAAGGATAAACCTGATCTGCCCACCTGGAAGAGGAATTTCCGATCCGCCCTGAACCGGAAGGAGGGGCTGCGTTTAGCCGAGGATCGGAGCAAGGACCCCCACGACCCGCACAAGGTCTATGAGTTTGTGATCCCAG GAGCTGGGAACTTTCCTGAGTTGGACACATCGCTGGGGACCAATGGTGGATGCAGTACCTTGGCTACCCAG ggAGACATACTAGAGGAGTTACTGAATGACATGGCCTTGGCCCCATTCCCAGATGGGGGGCCCTCGAGCCTGGCTGTGGTCCCTGAACAGACCCCTCCATTCTTGCTGAGCCCCACAGTAGAcatccctcctccctgcccaaaCTCAGAGCCCCCGGAAAACCCACTGAGGCGGCTCTTGGTGCCTGAGGAAG AGTGGGAGTTCGAGGTGACTGCCTTCTACCGGGGCCGCCAAGTCTTCCAGCAGACTGTCTTCTGCCCAAGGGGCCTGCGTCTGGTGGCATCAGAAGCAGGGGACAGGACACTGTCTGGACAGCTGATCATATTGCCAGACCCTGGGCTGTGGCTGACGGACAGGGGTGTGTTGGGCTACGTGAGGCGTGTGCTGAGCTGCCTGGGTGGGGGACTAGCTCTGTGCAGGGCAGGACAGCGGCTCTGGGCCCGGAGGCTGGGCCACTGCCACACGTACTGGGCCTTGGGCGAGGAGCTCCTCCCTGACAGCAGTCACGGGCCCAGTGGTGAGGTCCCCAAGGATGAGGAGGGAGACGTGTTCGACCTACGGCCTTTCGTGTCAG ATCTGATTGCCTTCCTCGAAGGAAGCCGACACTCACCACGCTACACCCTCTGGTTCTGCATGGGGGAGCCATGGCCCCAGGACCAGCCGTGGACCAAGAAGCTCGTGATGGTCAAG gtTGTTCCCACATGCCTGAGGGCCCTGCTGGACATGGCACGATCAGAGGGCGCTTCCTCACTAGAGAACACTGTGGACCTCCACATTTCCAACAGCTACCCACTCTCTCTCACATCAGAGCAGTACAAGGCCTACCTCCAGGACCTGGTCGAGGACATGGATTTCTAG